A region from the Hypomesus transpacificus isolate Combined female chromosome 11, fHypTra1, whole genome shotgun sequence genome encodes:
- the LOC124473547 gene encoding mitogen-activated protein kinase kinase kinase kinase 3-like isoform X4 — MTKSNFQPPKLKDKVKWTNNFHHFVKMSLTKNPKKRPTAEKLLQHPFVSQPLSRTLAIELLDKSNNPDHTTFNDFDDDDPEPESPVSVPHRIRSTSRSAREGKTLSEINFGQVKFDPPLRKETEPHHETDLQLEYGQESPNLLGEKKSLLKSVEEELQQRGHVAHLEDDDEDDDGGGDDDDDETQHKSSTIMRPKVPPPLPPKPKSLCTPQESPAHGDDEGEGGTIKRCPLVSESPARPSHVPPRPPPPRLPPHRRSSLGNGLNSSQQNGERNSAPERQCTMPPSVPIRKDKKDMPKPMSNGLPPTPKVHMGACFSKVFNGCPLKIHCATSWINPDTRDQYLIFGAEEGIYTLNLNELHETSMEQLFPRRCTWLYVMNNCLLSISGKASQLYSHNLAGLFEHARQMQKLPVAIPTHKLPDKMIPRKYAVSNKIPDTKGCQKCCVVRNPYTGHKYLCGAFQSSVVLLEWVEPMQKFMLIKNIDFPLPCPLEVFEMLVVPEHQYPLICVAVSKGTEISQVVSFGTVNPNSTSSWFTEADTPQTCVIHVTQLERDTILVCLDRCIKIVNLQGRLKSSRKLSAELTFNFQIEAIVCLQDSVLAFWRHGMQGRSFKTNEITQEISDNTRIFRLLGSDRVVVLESRPTDNPMAHSNLYILAGHENSY; from the exons ATGACAAAGAGCAACTTTCAACCTCCGAAATTGAAAGACAAAGTGAAGTG GACAAATAACTTCCACCACTTTGTCAAGATGTCGCTGACGAAAAACCCAAAGAAAAGGCCAACAGCTGAAAAGCTCTTACAG CACCCGTTCGTGTCCCAGCCCCTCAGTCGGACCCTGGCCATTGAGCTGCTGGACAAGTCCAACAACCCAGATCACACCACCTTTAACGACTTTGACGACGATGACCCCGAACCAGAG TCTCCCGTGTCTGTTCCTCATCGGATCCGCTCCACCAGCAGAAGTgccagagagggaaagacactGTCTGAGATtaact ttggcCAGGTAAAGTTTGATCCACCGctgaggaaggagacagagccTCATCATGAGACT GACCTTCAACTGGAGTATGGGCAAGAGTCACCAAACCTACTGGGAGAGAAAAA GAGCCTTCTCAAGtcagtggaggaggagctcCAGCAGAG GGGCCATGTGGCACATttagaggatgatgatgaggatgatgatggtggtggtgatgatgatgatgatgaaactcAACA CAAATCCAGTACCATCATGAGGCCCAAAGTCCCGCCCCCGCTGCCTCCAAAG cccaaaTCCCTCTGCACTCCCCAGGAGAGCCCTGCCCATGGAGATGacgaaggagagggagggaccatCAAGCGCTGTCCCCTGGTCTCCGAGAGCCCCGCCAGGCCCTCCCACGTCCCTCcgcgccccccgcccccccgcctgCCCCCCCACAGACGCAGTAGTCTAG GGAACGGCTTGAACTCCTCTCAGCAGAACGGAGAGAGGAACAGTGCACCAGAGAGACAGTGTACGATGCCCCCTAGTGTTCCCATACGGAAAGACAAGAAGGACATGCCG AAGCCGATGAGCAATGGTCTTCCTCCAACGCCCAAGGTCCAT ATGGGGGCGTGTTTCTCGAAGGTGTTCAACGGCTGCCCTCTGAAAATCCACTGTGCAACATCCTGGATCAATCCCGACACAAGAG acCAGTATTTGATATTTGGTGCTGAAGAGGGGATCTACACTCTAAACCTGAACGAGCTGCATGAGACCTCCATGGAGCAG CTTTTCCCTCGGAGGTGCACATGGCTGTACGTCATGAACAACTGTCTCCTCTCCATATCTG GGAAAGCCTCTCAGCTTTACTCCCATAACTTGGCTGGCCTCTTTGAGCACGCCAGACAGATGCAGAAACTTCCGGTGGCTAttcccacacacaaactccccgACAAGATGATTCCCAGGAAGTACGCAGTATCCAATAAGATTCCAGACACCAAAGGGTGCCAAAAGTGCTGCGTAG TGAGGAACCCGTACACGGGTCATAAATACCTCTGCGGAGCGTTCCAATCCAGTGTGGTCCTTCTGGAGTGGGTGGAGCCTATGCAGAAGTTCATGCTTATCAAG AACATAGACTTCCCGCTGCCGTGTCCTCTGGAGGTATTTGAGATGCTGGTGGTCCCAGAACACCAATACCCCCTCATCTGTGTCGCGGTCAGCAAAGGCACCGAGATCAGCCAGGTGGTCAGCTTTGGCACGGTCAACCCcaactccacctcctcctggttCACAGAGGCCG ACACGCCCCAGACGTGTGTGATCCACGTGAcccagctggagagagacaccatTCTGGTCTGCCTCGACC gGTGTATAAAGATCGTGAACCTCCAGGGCAGGTTGAAGTCCAGCAGGAAACTATCTGCTGAGCTCACCTTCAACTTCCAGATCGAGGCCATAG TGTGTCTCCAAGACAGCGTTCTGGCTTTCTGGAGGCATGGTATGCAGGGGAGGAGTTTCAAGACAAATGAG ATCACTCAGGAGATCTCAGACAACACCAGGATCTTCAGATTGCTGGGATCTGACAG ggtggTGGTTCTGGAGAGCAGGCCGACAGACAATCCCATGGCCCACAGCAACCTCTACATCCTGGCTGGCCATGAGAACAGCTATTGA
- the LOC124473547 gene encoding mitogen-activated protein kinase kinase kinase kinase 3-like isoform X5, with translation MTKSNFQPPKLKDKVKWTNNFHHFVKMSLTKNPKKRPTAEKLLQHPFVSQPLSRTLAIELLDKSNNPDHTTFNDFDDDDPEPESPVSVPHRIRSTSRSAREGKTLSEINFGQVKFDPPLRKETEPHHETDLQLEYGQESPNLLGEKKSLLKSVEEELQQSKSSTIMRPKVPPPLPPKPKSLCTPQESPAHGDDEGEGGTIKRCPLVSESPARPSHVPPRPPPPRLPPHRRSSLGNGLNSSQQNGERNSAPERQCTMPPSVPIRKDKKDMPKPMSNGLPPTPKVHMGACFSKVFNGCPLKIHCATSWINPDTRDQYLIFGAEEGIYTLNLNELHETSMEQLFPRRCTWLYVMNNCLLSISGKASQLYSHNLAGLFEHARQMQKLPVAIPTHKLPDKMIPRKYAVSNKIPDTKGCQKCCVVRNPYTGHKYLCGAFQSSVVLLEWVEPMQKFMLIKNIDFPLPCPLEVFEMLVVPEHQYPLICVAVSKGTEISQVVSFGTVNPNSTSSWFTEADTPQTCVIHVTQLERDTILVCLDRCIKIVNLQGRLKSSRKLSAELTFNFQIEAIVCLQDSVLAFWRHGMQGRSFKTNEITQEISDNTRIFRLLGSDSLGQNTGTEGQTGREAAGSQPRVVVLESRPTDNPMAHSNLYILAGHENSY, from the exons ATGACAAAGAGCAACTTTCAACCTCCGAAATTGAAAGACAAAGTGAAGTG GACAAATAACTTCCACCACTTTGTCAAGATGTCGCTGACGAAAAACCCAAAGAAAAGGCCAACAGCTGAAAAGCTCTTACAG CACCCGTTCGTGTCCCAGCCCCTCAGTCGGACCCTGGCCATTGAGCTGCTGGACAAGTCCAACAACCCAGATCACACCACCTTTAACGACTTTGACGACGATGACCCCGAACCAGAG TCTCCCGTGTCTGTTCCTCATCGGATCCGCTCCACCAGCAGAAGTgccagagagggaaagacactGTCTGAGATtaact ttggcCAGGTAAAGTTTGATCCACCGctgaggaaggagacagagccTCATCATGAGACT GACCTTCAACTGGAGTATGGGCAAGAGTCACCAAACCTACTGGGAGAGAAAAA GAGCCTTCTCAAGtcagtggaggaggagctcCAGCAGAG CAAATCCAGTACCATCATGAGGCCCAAAGTCCCGCCCCCGCTGCCTCCAAAG cccaaaTCCCTCTGCACTCCCCAGGAGAGCCCTGCCCATGGAGATGacgaaggagagggagggaccatCAAGCGCTGTCCCCTGGTCTCCGAGAGCCCCGCCAGGCCCTCCCACGTCCCTCcgcgccccccgcccccccgcctgCCCCCCCACAGACGCAGTAGTCTAG GGAACGGCTTGAACTCCTCTCAGCAGAACGGAGAGAGGAACAGTGCACCAGAGAGACAGTGTACGATGCCCCCTAGTGTTCCCATACGGAAAGACAAGAAGGACATGCCG AAGCCGATGAGCAATGGTCTTCCTCCAACGCCCAAGGTCCAT ATGGGGGCGTGTTTCTCGAAGGTGTTCAACGGCTGCCCTCTGAAAATCCACTGTGCAACATCCTGGATCAATCCCGACACAAGAG acCAGTATTTGATATTTGGTGCTGAAGAGGGGATCTACACTCTAAACCTGAACGAGCTGCATGAGACCTCCATGGAGCAG CTTTTCCCTCGGAGGTGCACATGGCTGTACGTCATGAACAACTGTCTCCTCTCCATATCTG GGAAAGCCTCTCAGCTTTACTCCCATAACTTGGCTGGCCTCTTTGAGCACGCCAGACAGATGCAGAAACTTCCGGTGGCTAttcccacacacaaactccccgACAAGATGATTCCCAGGAAGTACGCAGTATCCAATAAGATTCCAGACACCAAAGGGTGCCAAAAGTGCTGCGTAG TGAGGAACCCGTACACGGGTCATAAATACCTCTGCGGAGCGTTCCAATCCAGTGTGGTCCTTCTGGAGTGGGTGGAGCCTATGCAGAAGTTCATGCTTATCAAG AACATAGACTTCCCGCTGCCGTGTCCTCTGGAGGTATTTGAGATGCTGGTGGTCCCAGAACACCAATACCCCCTCATCTGTGTCGCGGTCAGCAAAGGCACCGAGATCAGCCAGGTGGTCAGCTTTGGCACGGTCAACCCcaactccacctcctcctggttCACAGAGGCCG ACACGCCCCAGACGTGTGTGATCCACGTGAcccagctggagagagacaccatTCTGGTCTGCCTCGACC gGTGTATAAAGATCGTGAACCTCCAGGGCAGGTTGAAGTCCAGCAGGAAACTATCTGCTGAGCTCACCTTCAACTTCCAGATCGAGGCCATAG TGTGTCTCCAAGACAGCGTTCTGGCTTTCTGGAGGCATGGTATGCAGGGGAGGAGTTTCAAGACAAATGAG ATCACTCAGGAGATCTCAGACAACACCAGGATCTTCAGATTGCTGGGATCTGACAG TCTAGGACAGAATACAGGCACAGAGGGGCAGACAGGGCGCGAAGCAGCAGGCAGTCAGCCCAG ggtggTGGTTCTGGAGAGCAGGCCGACAGACAATCCCATGGCCCACAGCAACCTCTACATCCTGGCTGGCCATGAGAACAGCTATTGA
- the LOC124473547 gene encoding mitogen-activated protein kinase kinase kinase kinase 3-like isoform X2, with protein MTKSNFQPPKLKDKVKWTNNFHHFVKMSLTKNPKKRPTAEKLLQHPFVSQPLSRTLAIELLDKSNNPDHTTFNDFDDDDPEPESPVSVPHRIRSTSRSAREGKTLSEINFGQVKFDPPLRKETEPHHETDLQLEYGQESPNLLGEKKSLLKSVEEELQQRGHVAHLEDDDEDDDGGGDDDDDETQHKSSTIMRPKVPPPLPPKPKSLCTPQESPAHGDDEGEGGTIKRCPLVSESPARPSHVPPRPPPPRLPPHRRSSLGNGLNSSQQNGERNSAPERQCTMPPSVPIRKDKKDMPPMSNGLPPTPKVHMGACFSKVFNGCPLKIHCATSWINPDTRDQYLIFGAEEGIYTLNLNELHETSMEQLFPRRCTWLYVMNNCLLSISGKASQLYSHNLAGLFEHARQMQKLPVAIPTHKLPDKMIPRKYAVSNKIPDTKGCQKCCVVRNPYTGHKYLCGAFQSSVVLLEWVEPMQKFMLIKNIDFPLPCPLEVFEMLVVPEHQYPLICVAVSKGTEISQVVSFGTVNPNSTSSWFTEADTPQTCVIHVTQLERDTILVCLDRCIKIVNLQGRLKSSRKLSAELTFNFQIEAIVCLQDSVLAFWRHGMQGRSFKTNEITQEISDNTRIFRLLGSDSLGQNTGTEGQTGREAAGSQPRVVVLESRPTDNPMAHSNLYILAGHENSY; from the exons ATGACAAAGAGCAACTTTCAACCTCCGAAATTGAAAGACAAAGTGAAGTG GACAAATAACTTCCACCACTTTGTCAAGATGTCGCTGACGAAAAACCCAAAGAAAAGGCCAACAGCTGAAAAGCTCTTACAG CACCCGTTCGTGTCCCAGCCCCTCAGTCGGACCCTGGCCATTGAGCTGCTGGACAAGTCCAACAACCCAGATCACACCACCTTTAACGACTTTGACGACGATGACCCCGAACCAGAG TCTCCCGTGTCTGTTCCTCATCGGATCCGCTCCACCAGCAGAAGTgccagagagggaaagacactGTCTGAGATtaact ttggcCAGGTAAAGTTTGATCCACCGctgaggaaggagacagagccTCATCATGAGACT GACCTTCAACTGGAGTATGGGCAAGAGTCACCAAACCTACTGGGAGAGAAAAA GAGCCTTCTCAAGtcagtggaggaggagctcCAGCAGAG GGGCCATGTGGCACATttagaggatgatgatgaggatgatgatggtggtggtgatgatgatgatgatgaaactcAACA CAAATCCAGTACCATCATGAGGCCCAAAGTCCCGCCCCCGCTGCCTCCAAAG cccaaaTCCCTCTGCACTCCCCAGGAGAGCCCTGCCCATGGAGATGacgaaggagagggagggaccatCAAGCGCTGTCCCCTGGTCTCCGAGAGCCCCGCCAGGCCCTCCCACGTCCCTCcgcgccccccgcccccccgcctgCCCCCCCACAGACGCAGTAGTCTAG GGAACGGCTTGAACTCCTCTCAGCAGAACGGAGAGAGGAACAGTGCACCAGAGAGACAGTGTACGATGCCCCCTAGTGTTCCCATACGGAAAGACAAGAAGGACATGCCG CCGATGAGCAATGGTCTTCCTCCAACGCCCAAGGTCCAT ATGGGGGCGTGTTTCTCGAAGGTGTTCAACGGCTGCCCTCTGAAAATCCACTGTGCAACATCCTGGATCAATCCCGACACAAGAG acCAGTATTTGATATTTGGTGCTGAAGAGGGGATCTACACTCTAAACCTGAACGAGCTGCATGAGACCTCCATGGAGCAG CTTTTCCCTCGGAGGTGCACATGGCTGTACGTCATGAACAACTGTCTCCTCTCCATATCTG GGAAAGCCTCTCAGCTTTACTCCCATAACTTGGCTGGCCTCTTTGAGCACGCCAGACAGATGCAGAAACTTCCGGTGGCTAttcccacacacaaactccccgACAAGATGATTCCCAGGAAGTACGCAGTATCCAATAAGATTCCAGACACCAAAGGGTGCCAAAAGTGCTGCGTAG TGAGGAACCCGTACACGGGTCATAAATACCTCTGCGGAGCGTTCCAATCCAGTGTGGTCCTTCTGGAGTGGGTGGAGCCTATGCAGAAGTTCATGCTTATCAAG AACATAGACTTCCCGCTGCCGTGTCCTCTGGAGGTATTTGAGATGCTGGTGGTCCCAGAACACCAATACCCCCTCATCTGTGTCGCGGTCAGCAAAGGCACCGAGATCAGCCAGGTGGTCAGCTTTGGCACGGTCAACCCcaactccacctcctcctggttCACAGAGGCCG ACACGCCCCAGACGTGTGTGATCCACGTGAcccagctggagagagacaccatTCTGGTCTGCCTCGACC gGTGTATAAAGATCGTGAACCTCCAGGGCAGGTTGAAGTCCAGCAGGAAACTATCTGCTGAGCTCACCTTCAACTTCCAGATCGAGGCCATAG TGTGTCTCCAAGACAGCGTTCTGGCTTTCTGGAGGCATGGTATGCAGGGGAGGAGTTTCAAGACAAATGAG ATCACTCAGGAGATCTCAGACAACACCAGGATCTTCAGATTGCTGGGATCTGACAG TCTAGGACAGAATACAGGCACAGAGGGGCAGACAGGGCGCGAAGCAGCAGGCAGTCAGCCCAG ggtggTGGTTCTGGAGAGCAGGCCGACAGACAATCCCATGGCCCACAGCAACCTCTACATCCTGGCTGGCCATGAGAACAGCTATTGA
- the LOC124473547 gene encoding mitogen-activated protein kinase kinase kinase kinase 3-like isoform X3 produces the protein MTKSNFQPPKLKDKVKWTNNFHHFVKMSLTKNPKKRPTAEKLLQHPFVSQPLSRTLAIELLDKSNNPDHTTFNDFDDDDPEPESPVSVPHRIRSTSRSAREGKTLSEINFGQVKFDPPLRKETEPHHETDLQLEYGQESPNLLGEKKGHVAHLEDDDEDDDGGGDDDDDETQHKSSTIMRPKVPPPLPPKPKSLCTPQESPAHGDDEGEGGTIKRCPLVSESPARPSHVPPRPPPPRLPPHRRSSLGNGLNSSQQNGERNSAPERQCTMPPSVPIRKDKKDMPKPMSNGLPPTPKVHMGACFSKVFNGCPLKIHCATSWINPDTRDQYLIFGAEEGIYTLNLNELHETSMEQLFPRRCTWLYVMNNCLLSISGKASQLYSHNLAGLFEHARQMQKLPVAIPTHKLPDKMIPRKYAVSNKIPDTKGCQKCCVVRNPYTGHKYLCGAFQSSVVLLEWVEPMQKFMLIKNIDFPLPCPLEVFEMLVVPEHQYPLICVAVSKGTEISQVVSFGTVNPNSTSSWFTEADTPQTCVIHVTQLERDTILVCLDRCIKIVNLQGRLKSSRKLSAELTFNFQIEAIVCLQDSVLAFWRHGMQGRSFKTNEITQEISDNTRIFRLLGSDSLGQNTGTEGQTGREAAGSQPRVVVLESRPTDNPMAHSNLYILAGHENSY, from the exons ATGACAAAGAGCAACTTTCAACCTCCGAAATTGAAAGACAAAGTGAAGTG GACAAATAACTTCCACCACTTTGTCAAGATGTCGCTGACGAAAAACCCAAAGAAAAGGCCAACAGCTGAAAAGCTCTTACAG CACCCGTTCGTGTCCCAGCCCCTCAGTCGGACCCTGGCCATTGAGCTGCTGGACAAGTCCAACAACCCAGATCACACCACCTTTAACGACTTTGACGACGATGACCCCGAACCAGAG TCTCCCGTGTCTGTTCCTCATCGGATCCGCTCCACCAGCAGAAGTgccagagagggaaagacactGTCTGAGATtaact ttggcCAGGTAAAGTTTGATCCACCGctgaggaaggagacagagccTCATCATGAGACT GACCTTCAACTGGAGTATGGGCAAGAGTCACCAAACCTACTGGGAGAGAAAAA GGGCCATGTGGCACATttagaggatgatgatgaggatgatgatggtggtggtgatgatgatgatgatgaaactcAACA CAAATCCAGTACCATCATGAGGCCCAAAGTCCCGCCCCCGCTGCCTCCAAAG cccaaaTCCCTCTGCACTCCCCAGGAGAGCCCTGCCCATGGAGATGacgaaggagagggagggaccatCAAGCGCTGTCCCCTGGTCTCCGAGAGCCCCGCCAGGCCCTCCCACGTCCCTCcgcgccccccgcccccccgcctgCCCCCCCACAGACGCAGTAGTCTAG GGAACGGCTTGAACTCCTCTCAGCAGAACGGAGAGAGGAACAGTGCACCAGAGAGACAGTGTACGATGCCCCCTAGTGTTCCCATACGGAAAGACAAGAAGGACATGCCG AAGCCGATGAGCAATGGTCTTCCTCCAACGCCCAAGGTCCAT ATGGGGGCGTGTTTCTCGAAGGTGTTCAACGGCTGCCCTCTGAAAATCCACTGTGCAACATCCTGGATCAATCCCGACACAAGAG acCAGTATTTGATATTTGGTGCTGAAGAGGGGATCTACACTCTAAACCTGAACGAGCTGCATGAGACCTCCATGGAGCAG CTTTTCCCTCGGAGGTGCACATGGCTGTACGTCATGAACAACTGTCTCCTCTCCATATCTG GGAAAGCCTCTCAGCTTTACTCCCATAACTTGGCTGGCCTCTTTGAGCACGCCAGACAGATGCAGAAACTTCCGGTGGCTAttcccacacacaaactccccgACAAGATGATTCCCAGGAAGTACGCAGTATCCAATAAGATTCCAGACACCAAAGGGTGCCAAAAGTGCTGCGTAG TGAGGAACCCGTACACGGGTCATAAATACCTCTGCGGAGCGTTCCAATCCAGTGTGGTCCTTCTGGAGTGGGTGGAGCCTATGCAGAAGTTCATGCTTATCAAG AACATAGACTTCCCGCTGCCGTGTCCTCTGGAGGTATTTGAGATGCTGGTGGTCCCAGAACACCAATACCCCCTCATCTGTGTCGCGGTCAGCAAAGGCACCGAGATCAGCCAGGTGGTCAGCTTTGGCACGGTCAACCCcaactccacctcctcctggttCACAGAGGCCG ACACGCCCCAGACGTGTGTGATCCACGTGAcccagctggagagagacaccatTCTGGTCTGCCTCGACC gGTGTATAAAGATCGTGAACCTCCAGGGCAGGTTGAAGTCCAGCAGGAAACTATCTGCTGAGCTCACCTTCAACTTCCAGATCGAGGCCATAG TGTGTCTCCAAGACAGCGTTCTGGCTTTCTGGAGGCATGGTATGCAGGGGAGGAGTTTCAAGACAAATGAG ATCACTCAGGAGATCTCAGACAACACCAGGATCTTCAGATTGCTGGGATCTGACAG TCTAGGACAGAATACAGGCACAGAGGGGCAGACAGGGCGCGAAGCAGCAGGCAGTCAGCCCAG ggtggTGGTTCTGGAGAGCAGGCCGACAGACAATCCCATGGCCCACAGCAACCTCTACATCCTGGCTGGCCATGAGAACAGCTATTGA
- the LOC124473547 gene encoding mitogen-activated protein kinase kinase kinase kinase 3-like isoform X1, which yields MTKSNFQPPKLKDKVKWTNNFHHFVKMSLTKNPKKRPTAEKLLQHPFVSQPLSRTLAIELLDKSNNPDHTTFNDFDDDDPEPESPVSVPHRIRSTSRSAREGKTLSEINFGQVKFDPPLRKETEPHHETDLQLEYGQESPNLLGEKKSLLKSVEEELQQRGHVAHLEDDDEDDDGGGDDDDDETQHKSSTIMRPKVPPPLPPKPKSLCTPQESPAHGDDEGEGGTIKRCPLVSESPARPSHVPPRPPPPRLPPHRRSSLGNGLNSSQQNGERNSAPERQCTMPPSVPIRKDKKDMPKPMSNGLPPTPKVHMGACFSKVFNGCPLKIHCATSWINPDTRDQYLIFGAEEGIYTLNLNELHETSMEQLFPRRCTWLYVMNNCLLSISGKASQLYSHNLAGLFEHARQMQKLPVAIPTHKLPDKMIPRKYAVSNKIPDTKGCQKCCVVRNPYTGHKYLCGAFQSSVVLLEWVEPMQKFMLIKNIDFPLPCPLEVFEMLVVPEHQYPLICVAVSKGTEISQVVSFGTVNPNSTSSWFTEADTPQTCVIHVTQLERDTILVCLDRCIKIVNLQGRLKSSRKLSAELTFNFQIEAIVCLQDSVLAFWRHGMQGRSFKTNEITQEISDNTRIFRLLGSDSLGQNTGTEGQTGREAAGSQPRVVVLESRPTDNPMAHSNLYILAGHENSY from the exons ATGACAAAGAGCAACTTTCAACCTCCGAAATTGAAAGACAAAGTGAAGTG GACAAATAACTTCCACCACTTTGTCAAGATGTCGCTGACGAAAAACCCAAAGAAAAGGCCAACAGCTGAAAAGCTCTTACAG CACCCGTTCGTGTCCCAGCCCCTCAGTCGGACCCTGGCCATTGAGCTGCTGGACAAGTCCAACAACCCAGATCACACCACCTTTAACGACTTTGACGACGATGACCCCGAACCAGAG TCTCCCGTGTCTGTTCCTCATCGGATCCGCTCCACCAGCAGAAGTgccagagagggaaagacactGTCTGAGATtaact ttggcCAGGTAAAGTTTGATCCACCGctgaggaaggagacagagccTCATCATGAGACT GACCTTCAACTGGAGTATGGGCAAGAGTCACCAAACCTACTGGGAGAGAAAAA GAGCCTTCTCAAGtcagtggaggaggagctcCAGCAGAG GGGCCATGTGGCACATttagaggatgatgatgaggatgatgatggtggtggtgatgatgatgatgatgaaactcAACA CAAATCCAGTACCATCATGAGGCCCAAAGTCCCGCCCCCGCTGCCTCCAAAG cccaaaTCCCTCTGCACTCCCCAGGAGAGCCCTGCCCATGGAGATGacgaaggagagggagggaccatCAAGCGCTGTCCCCTGGTCTCCGAGAGCCCCGCCAGGCCCTCCCACGTCCCTCcgcgccccccgcccccccgcctgCCCCCCCACAGACGCAGTAGTCTAG GGAACGGCTTGAACTCCTCTCAGCAGAACGGAGAGAGGAACAGTGCACCAGAGAGACAGTGTACGATGCCCCCTAGTGTTCCCATACGGAAAGACAAGAAGGACATGCCG AAGCCGATGAGCAATGGTCTTCCTCCAACGCCCAAGGTCCAT ATGGGGGCGTGTTTCTCGAAGGTGTTCAACGGCTGCCCTCTGAAAATCCACTGTGCAACATCCTGGATCAATCCCGACACAAGAG acCAGTATTTGATATTTGGTGCTGAAGAGGGGATCTACACTCTAAACCTGAACGAGCTGCATGAGACCTCCATGGAGCAG CTTTTCCCTCGGAGGTGCACATGGCTGTACGTCATGAACAACTGTCTCCTCTCCATATCTG GGAAAGCCTCTCAGCTTTACTCCCATAACTTGGCTGGCCTCTTTGAGCACGCCAGACAGATGCAGAAACTTCCGGTGGCTAttcccacacacaaactccccgACAAGATGATTCCCAGGAAGTACGCAGTATCCAATAAGATTCCAGACACCAAAGGGTGCCAAAAGTGCTGCGTAG TGAGGAACCCGTACACGGGTCATAAATACCTCTGCGGAGCGTTCCAATCCAGTGTGGTCCTTCTGGAGTGGGTGGAGCCTATGCAGAAGTTCATGCTTATCAAG AACATAGACTTCCCGCTGCCGTGTCCTCTGGAGGTATTTGAGATGCTGGTGGTCCCAGAACACCAATACCCCCTCATCTGTGTCGCGGTCAGCAAAGGCACCGAGATCAGCCAGGTGGTCAGCTTTGGCACGGTCAACCCcaactccacctcctcctggttCACAGAGGCCG ACACGCCCCAGACGTGTGTGATCCACGTGAcccagctggagagagacaccatTCTGGTCTGCCTCGACC gGTGTATAAAGATCGTGAACCTCCAGGGCAGGTTGAAGTCCAGCAGGAAACTATCTGCTGAGCTCACCTTCAACTTCCAGATCGAGGCCATAG TGTGTCTCCAAGACAGCGTTCTGGCTTTCTGGAGGCATGGTATGCAGGGGAGGAGTTTCAAGACAAATGAG ATCACTCAGGAGATCTCAGACAACACCAGGATCTTCAGATTGCTGGGATCTGACAG TCTAGGACAGAATACAGGCACAGAGGGGCAGACAGGGCGCGAAGCAGCAGGCAGTCAGCCCAG ggtggTGGTTCTGGAGAGCAGGCCGACAGACAATCCCATGGCCCACAGCAACCTCTACATCCTGGCTGGCCATGAGAACAGCTATTGA